A single window of Nicotiana tomentosiformis chromosome 1, ASM39032v3, whole genome shotgun sequence DNA harbors:
- the LOC138905685 gene encoding uncharacterized mitochondrial protein AtMg00860-like, with product MQTLLKNELYAKLSKCEFWFESVAFLGHVVSHEGIKVDPQKIEVVKSWPRPTTLIEIRSFLGLESYYRRFVEGFSTLASPLSKLTQKATKFQWSDACEKSFQELKAGLTTVPLKIHEKNYPTHDLELTIHIQAEGIKLEAKEMTVGQAERTIQMLEDMLRACVLDFGGN from the exons ATGCAGACGCTTTTGAAGAATGAGTTATATGCCAAACTctctaagtgtgaattttggtttgaatctgtggcattcttgggccatgtggTATCTCATGAAggcattaaggttgatcctcaaaagattgaaGTGGttaagagttggcctagaccaactACACtgatagagatccgtagttttttGGGATTAGAGAGTTACTATCGGCGGTTTGTTGAAGGCTTTTCTACTCTTGCATCTCCGTTAAGCAAGTTGACACAGAAAGCTACGAAGTTTCAGTGGTCAGATGCTTGCGAGAAAAGTTTTCAAGAGTTGAAAGCTGGATTGACTACGGTGCCG ttgaagatccatgagaagaactatccgacCCATGACTTGGAGCTTACAATACATATTCAAGCAGAGGGAATTAAACTTGAGGCAAAGGAGATG actgtcGGACAAGCTGAGAgaactattcagatgcttgaggatatgttgcgggCTTGTGTCCTTGATTTTGGTGGGAATTAA